Proteins encoded by one window of Candidatus Binataceae bacterium:
- a CDS encoding methyltransferase domain-containing protein: MATIRKQFKPSTQLVSTAQVHAAPRLKFSSQTIIAHTQPGLEAVVISEAVSRIAGVTELGRRVVPDRSGLAVFDAPDPRLLARLRCAEDLFAMVGYARGIATDEHGLEAARRLARAAPFVEQALLSRVQVTAGSRAGYRLSFRVLVRVVGDHQFRRVDLARALERGIGERGDHRWRAQADGEVEFWATLLQDELILALRLSDDRMRQRQYKVAHFPGSLRPSVAAAMAWLSQPQDDDVVVDPLCGAGTILIERAHLGRYRMLLGGDHNEAVLAAARENIGPRYKPIELRLWDATALPLRDASVTRVIVNLPWGRRIGSHSDNRRLYPRLMGEFRRVLVPGGRLVMLSGEGGLLRESIARSDLTPSAVLPVTILGTPARIVVCAI, from the coding sequence ATGGCGACGATACGCAAGCAATTTAAGCCCTCCACCCAGCTCGTCTCCACGGCGCAGGTGCACGCCGCGCCGCGCCTGAAGTTTTCCTCCCAAACGATCATCGCCCACACCCAGCCTGGGCTAGAGGCGGTCGTGATCAGCGAGGCTGTGAGCCGCATCGCGGGCGTAACCGAGCTCGGACGGCGGGTAGTGCCCGATCGTTCCGGATTGGCCGTCTTCGACGCTCCCGATCCGCGACTGCTGGCTCGGCTACGTTGTGCCGAGGATCTGTTCGCAATGGTCGGCTATGCGCGTGGTATCGCCACCGACGAGCACGGGTTGGAAGCGGCTCGCCGCCTGGCGCGCGCGGCGCCCTTTGTCGAGCAGGCCCTTCTTAGCCGCGTGCAGGTGACGGCGGGCAGCCGCGCCGGCTATCGGCTGTCGTTTCGCGTGCTGGTGCGAGTGGTGGGCGACCATCAGTTTCGCCGCGTTGATCTGGCGCGCGCACTCGAGCGCGGCATCGGCGAACGGGGCGACCATCGCTGGCGCGCACAGGCCGACGGCGAGGTCGAATTCTGGGCCACTTTGCTGCAGGACGAACTGATTCTGGCGCTGCGCTTGAGCGATGACCGGATGCGCCAACGCCAATACAAGGTCGCTCACTTTCCCGGCTCCCTGCGCCCTTCGGTCGCGGCCGCGATGGCTTGGCTGTCGCAACCTCAGGACGACGACGTAGTAGTCGATCCGCTGTGCGGCGCGGGGACGATTTTGATCGAACGCGCTCATCTGGGTCGCTATCGGATGTTGCTCGGCGGCGACCACAATGAGGCGGTGCTGGCCGCGGCGCGCGAGAATATTGGCCCGCGTTACAAGCCCATCGAGTTACGCCTGTGGGATGCCACCGCACTTCCTTTGCGAGACGCCAGCGTCACCCGGGTTATTGTCAATCTGCCCTGGGGCCGGCGCATCGGATCACATTCCGATAACCGCCGCCTCTATCCCCGCCTGATGGGCGAATTTCGCCGGGTACTGGTTCCGGGCGGTAGGCTGGTGATGCTCAGCGGCGAGGGCGGCCTGCTACGCGAGAGCATCGCGCGCAGCGATCTGACTCCTAGCGCAGTGCTCCCGGTGACCATTCTGGGCACGCCGGCGCGCATCGTGGTCTGCGCGATCTGA
- a CDS encoding 2-dehydropantoate 2-reductase translates to MKILIMGAGAIGAYYGARLQQAGEDVTFCARGAHLRALQSQGLSVTSPLGDFHLPVTAVAEPSQHQPYDLIIFCVKSNDTEAAIAQCQGCLAADGMVLTIQNGVENEGRLIASFGAGAVLSGNARIGAELTGPGHVRHSAAGYIEFGELDGTISGRAQKLADTMGRAGILGALSDKIRDLRWEKLMWNATFNTICALARCTVGRVLDDPRGLELVRQMLEEVRMVAGAEGARIGPERTDALLAFTRKHFYTNRPSTLQDLERGRRMEVEALIGVVVRLARLHNLAVPASQTIYALLSLANPTPV, encoded by the coding sequence ATGAAGATTCTGATCATGGGAGCGGGCGCCATCGGCGCCTACTACGGCGCGCGCTTGCAACAGGCGGGCGAGGACGTCACCTTCTGTGCGCGCGGCGCGCATCTGCGAGCCCTGCAGAGCCAGGGGCTGAGCGTGACCAGCCCGCTGGGAGACTTCCATCTGCCAGTGACCGCAGTCGCCGAGCCAAGCCAGCACCAGCCCTACGATTTGATCATCTTTTGCGTCAAGAGCAACGATACCGAGGCGGCAATTGCCCAATGCCAGGGCTGTTTGGCGGCGGACGGGATGGTGTTGACGATACAAAACGGAGTTGAAAACGAAGGCCGACTGATTGCGAGCTTTGGCGCCGGCGCGGTGCTATCGGGCAACGCGCGCATTGGGGCCGAGCTGACCGGGCCTGGCCACGTGCGCCATTCGGCCGCCGGCTATATCGAATTCGGCGAACTGGATGGCACAATCAGCGGACGCGCGCAAAAGCTGGCCGACACGATGGGACGGGCCGGTATCCTGGGTGCGTTGTCGGATAAGATCCGCGACCTGCGCTGGGAGAAGTTGATGTGGAACGCGACCTTCAACACGATCTGCGCGCTGGCTCGCTGTACCGTCGGGCGAGTGCTCGACGATCCACGGGGATTGGAGTTGGTGCGTCAGATGCTCGAAGAGGTGCGGATGGTAGCCGGCGCCGAGGGCGCCCGTATCGGGCCCGAGCGCACCGACGCCTTACTGGCCTTTACCCGCAAGCATTTCTATACCAATCGTCCTTCGACCCTTCAGGATTTGGAGCGGGGTCGCCGCATGGAGGTTGAAGCTCTGATCGGGGTAGTGGTGCGGTTGGCGCGCCTGCATAATCTGGCGGTGCCGGCTAGTCAGACGATTTACGCGTTGCTGAGCCTGGCCAACCCGACGCCGGTGTAA
- the coaE gene encoding dephospho-CoA kinase (Dephospho-CoA kinase (CoaE) performs the final step in coenzyme A biosynthesis.), translated as MFNIGLTGGIGSGKSTVAAILRELGAPVIDADQLGHEVYRPGRPAFNDVVATFGREIVAPDGTIDRRRLGAIVFAERAALAKLEAIVHPLILAEIKARVGVLRAQGERRPIVIEAAILLEARWQDFFQEIWLVVAERADVVRRLALQRGMDATQVAARIAAQMPEAERRARATLVIDNQGNLEDLRVRVRGLWEQSLKRANDAS; from the coding sequence ATGTTTAATATTGGATTAACCGGCGGGATCGGCTCGGGCAAAAGCACGGTTGCCGCCATCTTGCGCGAACTGGGCGCGCCCGTGATCGACGCCGATCAGTTGGGACACGAGGTCTATCGGCCCGGCCGCCCGGCCTTTAACGACGTGGTCGCGACCTTCGGACGTGAGATTGTTGCTCCCGATGGCACGATCGACCGTCGCCGCCTGGGCGCGATCGTGTTCGCCGAACGCGCCGCGCTGGCCAAGTTGGAGGCGATTGTCCACCCGCTGATCCTGGCGGAAATCAAAGCGCGGGTAGGCGTGCTGCGCGCTCAGGGCGAGCGGCGTCCGATCGTGATCGAGGCGGCGATTTTGCTCGAGGCGCGTTGGCAGGATTTTTTCCAGGAGATCTGGCTGGTGGTGGCCGAGCGCGCCGACGTGGTGCGCCGTCTGGCGCTGCAGCGGGGCATGGATGCGACCCAGGTCGCGGCCCGCATCGCGGCCCAGATGCCGGAGGCAGAACGCCGCGCGCGCGCCACTTTGGTTATTGACAATCAGGGTAATCTGGAAGATTTGCGGGTGCGCGTGCGCGGCTTGTGGGAGCAATCGCTCAAGCGGGCCAACGATGCGTCGTGA
- a CDS encoding ABC transporter ATP-binding protein, protein MGQASGAGRGQAAALVSTAAVYWWMARQMRRHLAGLGLVGAQIAIITALELLKPWPLKIVIDNVLGKVPLSSRLGPRILGLAHAGWLLPAACLAQLGIYLLLALLQLANTHSTVVIGQRMVADLRAHLFDHLTRLSWRFHRNRSLADLMVRVASDSYGVQALAMNGVFPAAASLLLLVAMLTAMARIDMVLALAALLVLPALALAILVLNPRIERTALAARMAEGAIYDAAHRELAALELLQAYGAERQASRRWRLASALNLKRNLNLYLMQTLYGGMVSVLLAAGAAGVIYLGARHVVQGRLSVGDLVVFVAYLGSMYAPLSHLFQTHGASQSALASLRRCLELLAETIEIADAPGALPLTRPRGALRIEGLSFSYPAGAPLLAEVSLTAAPGATLVIVGPSGAGKTTLAGLIARFDEPSGGVIEIDGQRVQSLTIGSLRQAIAMVPQRPMLLAGSLRANLTLGCAKASRARIARVVRVFGLEPLIARLGGLDARVGQGGAPLSLGEIQRIALARAMLKQAALMILDEPTSALDAESEAQLLSAMRALAPNRTVVLITHRLSAARIADRIAVLRGGRIEEGGTFDQLVARGGYFSYLYHLQSGGMTQGASGLETARAISAR, encoded by the coding sequence ATGGGTCAAGCGAGTGGGGCTGGCCGCGGCCAGGCTGCGGCGCTCGTGAGCACGGCGGCGGTGTATTGGTGGATGGCGCGGCAGATGCGCCGTCATCTAGCGGGTCTGGGCCTGGTGGGCGCTCAAATCGCGATCATCACCGCCTTGGAGCTGCTCAAGCCTTGGCCGCTCAAGATAGTGATCGACAATGTGTTGGGAAAGGTGCCGCTGTCCAGCCGGCTAGGGCCGCGGATACTTGGGCTGGCGCACGCGGGCTGGTTGTTGCCCGCGGCCTGCCTGGCACAACTGGGAATTTATCTGCTCCTCGCATTGCTTCAATTGGCCAACACGCACAGCACGGTAGTGATCGGCCAGCGGATGGTCGCCGACTTGCGCGCGCACCTGTTCGATCATCTTACCCGCCTTTCCTGGCGCTTCCATCGCAACCGCTCGCTGGCTGATCTGATGGTGCGGGTTGCCTCCGATTCCTACGGCGTCCAGGCCCTGGCGATGAATGGGGTTTTTCCTGCCGCGGCTTCGCTGCTGCTGCTGGTCGCGATGCTAACCGCGATGGCGCGTATCGATATGGTTTTGGCGCTGGCCGCGCTATTGGTGTTGCCCGCCTTGGCGCTGGCAATTTTGGTGCTCAACCCGCGAATCGAGCGCACCGCGCTGGCGGCGCGAATGGCCGAGGGGGCAATCTACGATGCTGCCCACCGCGAGTTGGCTGCGCTGGAACTGCTCCAGGCCTACGGCGCGGAGCGTCAGGCCAGCCGGCGCTGGCGGTTGGCAAGCGCGCTCAATCTCAAGCGCAATCTCAACCTGTACTTGATGCAGACGTTATACGGGGGGATGGTCAGCGTGTTGCTGGCAGCTGGGGCGGCGGGCGTAATCTATCTGGGCGCGCGCCACGTCGTCCAAGGACGCTTGAGCGTAGGCGATCTAGTGGTGTTTGTCGCGTACCTGGGTTCGATGTACGCCCCGTTGAGCCACTTGTTCCAGACCCATGGTGCCAGTCAAAGCGCCCTGGCCAGCCTGCGTCGCTGTCTGGAGTTGCTGGCCGAAACCATTGAAATCGCCGACGCGCCCGGCGCGCTGCCCCTGACCCGACCACGTGGCGCGCTGCGAATAGAGGGGCTGAGTTTCAGCTATCCCGCTGGCGCGCCGCTGCTGGCGGAAGTCAGTTTGACGGCGGCGCCGGGCGCGACCTTGGTGATCGTTGGTCCCAGCGGGGCGGGAAAGACCACTTTGGCCGGTTTAATCGCGCGCTTTGATGAACCTAGTGGCGGGGTTATCGAGATCGACGGCCAGCGGGTGCAATCCTTGACGATTGGATCCCTGCGCCAAGCCATTGCGATGGTTCCGCAGCGGCCGATGCTATTGGCAGGCTCGCTGCGCGCCAATCTGACCCTGGGCTGTGCGAAAGCAAGCCGCGCGCGCATCGCACGGGTGGTTCGAGTATTTGGCCTGGAGCCGTTGATCGCGCGCCTGGGCGGGCTCGATGCACGCGTGGGGCAGGGCGGTGCGCCGCTTTCGCTGGGCGAGATCCAGCGCATCGCGCTGGCGCGCGCGATGCTCAAGCAAGCCGCCCTGATGATATTGGACGAGCCGACCAGCGCGCTGGATGCGGAGAGCGAAGCGCAGCTACTGAGTGCGATGCGCGCATTGGCGCCCAACCGCACCGTCGTCCTGATTACCCATCGTCTGTCGGCGGCTAGAATTGCTGATCGAATCGCGGTCTTGCGCGGCGGGCGGATTGAAGAGGGTGGGACCTTCGATCAATTGGTCGCACGTGGCGGCTACTTCAGCTATCTCTACCATCTGCAAAGCGGCGGCATGACGCAGGGCGCGAGTGGATTGGAGACCGCGCGCGCGATAAGCGCCCGCTGA
- a CDS encoding glycosyltransferase produces the protein MERPIARDKYFFVGPDKFEVRGVSYGPFAPNARGEPYPDSALVAADFARARELGANLLRLYAMPPEWLLELAARAELRLMVGVAWPSYVMVLDSPDLIKQVRLALVATIERMRPWREWLFAYCLANEIRPDVVRYHGVRRIRRFVRQLYRLGSSLDPEGLFTLAAYPPSQYLDLSFLDFACYNLYLHSLADFRNYLGHLQAQCGTRPLLVGETGLDTVRNGEAAQAALLPRLIAAGAETGVAGMILFALTDEWHTAGADITDWAFGLLTRQRHPKLAFAAVARQWTRPALVAAPMVSVVVAAYNAAQTLGSCLASLQALDYPAYEVIVVDDGSQDQSWEIARTAGVTVLRTSHRGLSAARNLGIAAARGEFVAFIDADAKADRDWLSQLIATMRHHRAAAAGGSVVAAPVATPLAAALAAAPGQATAVHLAGVRLLHLCGCNMAMQRRVLEAMGGFDPRFTTAGDDVDISRRLAAAGAAIMYAPGAVVHHRARASLFSYLSQQRGYGRAEAILGYKYRAAARPSQDRVGGRWKARIYRGEWGQGSFQSLYPASSDLIELPREFAWVTVAAAACLLGAWAPWLTALGACALMLTVLSAVSYARRARLAREYDRFAVRCRLGCLALIGPVCRGAARWVKRVGLAAARLRRS, from the coding sequence ATGGAACGGCCGATCGCACGTGACAAGTACTTTTTTGTGGGGCCGGACAAATTTGAGGTTCGCGGCGTTAGCTATGGGCCGTTCGCGCCCAACGCGCGCGGCGAACCTTATCCGGATTCGGCATTGGTGGCGGCCGACTTCGCGCGCGCCCGCGAATTGGGCGCCAACCTATTGCGGCTATATGCGATGCCGCCGGAGTGGCTGCTCGAACTGGCGGCGCGGGCCGAACTACGTCTGATGGTCGGGGTGGCTTGGCCCAGCTACGTGATGGTGTTGGATTCGCCCGACCTGATAAAACAGGTGCGCTTGGCGTTGGTAGCCACAATCGAGCGGATGCGGCCGTGGCGGGAATGGCTATTCGCTTATTGCCTGGCCAATGAAATTCGCCCCGACGTGGTCCGTTATCATGGCGTACGGCGGATACGTCGCTTTGTGCGCCAGCTCTATCGATTGGGTTCAAGCCTGGATCCCGAGGGCTTGTTCACGCTTGCCGCTTATCCTCCCAGCCAGTACCTCGATCTCAGTTTTTTGGACTTCGCCTGTTACAATCTCTACCTCCACTCATTGGCCGATTTTCGGAACTATCTGGGCCATTTGCAGGCTCAATGCGGAACGCGTCCGTTGCTGGTGGGCGAGACGGGGCTGGATACCGTGCGCAATGGCGAAGCGGCGCAGGCGGCGTTGCTGCCCCGGCTGATCGCGGCTGGCGCCGAGACCGGAGTGGCGGGCATGATTCTGTTCGCGCTGACCGACGAATGGCATACCGCCGGCGCTGACATCACTGACTGGGCCTTCGGCTTGCTCACCCGCCAGCGTCATCCCAAGCTCGCCTTTGCCGCGGTGGCCAGGCAGTGGACGCGACCTGCGCTAGTTGCGGCGCCGATGGTGTCGGTGGTGGTGGCTGCATACAATGCGGCGCAGACGCTGGGCTCATGTCTGGCTTCGCTGCAGGCGCTGGACTATCCCGCCTACGAGGTAATCGTGGTCGATGACGGCTCACAGGACCAAAGCTGGGAGATCGCCCGCACCGCAGGAGTCACTGTGCTGCGCACCAGCCATCGCGGTCTAAGTGCCGCCCGCAACCTGGGAATTGCCGCCGCGCGCGGCGAGTTCGTCGCATTTATCGACGCCGACGCGAAGGCGGACCGCGATTGGCTGAGCCAATTGATAGCCACGATGCGCCATCATCGAGCCGCCGCCGCGGGCGGCTCGGTGGTCGCGGCGCCGGTCGCGACGCCGTTGGCCGCGGCGTTGGCGGCCGCGCCCGGCCAAGCCACCGCGGTCCACCTAGCGGGCGTGCGCCTGCTCCATCTTTGTGGATGCAACATGGCGATGCAGCGCAGGGTGCTAGAGGCCATGGGAGGCTTTGATCCCCGCTTTACCACCGCCGGCGACGACGTGGATATTTCCCGCCGTCTGGCCGCCGCCGGCGCGGCGATCATGTATGCGCCGGGCGCAGTGGTACACCATCGCGCCCGTGCCTCGCTGTTCTCCTACCTAAGCCAGCAGCGCGGTTATGGGCGAGCGGAAGCGATACTAGGGTACAAGTATCGAGCCGCTGCGAGGCCGTCCCAGGATCGCGTGGGCGGGCGCTGGAAAGCTCGCATCTATCGGGGTGAATGGGGACAAGGATCGTTTCAGAGCCTCTATCCTGCTAGTTCCGACTTGATTGAGCTGCCGCGCGAATTCGCCTGGGTTACAGTGGCAGCCGCCGCCTGCCTGCTAGGCGCTTGGGCGCCATGGTTGACGGCACTGGGAGCATGCGCGCTGATGCTGACGGTGCTAAGCGCTGTGAGCTACGCGCGCAGGGCGCGGTTGGCGCGCGAATACGACAGGTTCGCGGTACGATGCCGGTTGGGTTGCCTGGCGCTCATCGGCCCCGTCTGCCGGGGTGCGGCGCGATGGGTCAAGCGAGTGGGGCTGGCCGCGGCCAGGCTGCGGCGCTCGTGA
- a CDS encoding alpha/beta hydrolase, which yields MAPPKSFDLRVNGIRLRCQDWGGHGRPILLVHATGMMALLYAPIARALTSAGQVLSYDQRGHGDSDHPPDAAYDWEHQLADLHALIKALGLRELRGVGHSGGATILAALSAQEPALISRLVMVEPVLIGQPPAVENPLVQSTLRRRASFTDAAEMYRHFAGKPPYDSWQPELLRAYCEEGAAWDPQGRWRLKCPPEIESSFYRLELRFQTLRRVLGCRAPALVIFGTRGNRSTGAAHALTLKRALPQVEIVTMAEYGHLIAMENPDLIAQMALDFLARP from the coding sequence ATGGCACCGCCCAAGAGTTTCGACCTGCGAGTCAACGGTATTCGCCTGCGCTGCCAGGATTGGGGCGGGCACGGCCGGCCTATCCTGCTGGTCCACGCCACCGGCATGATGGCGCTCCTATATGCGCCCATCGCGCGGGCCCTCACCAGCGCTGGCCAAGTGCTGAGCTACGATCAACGGGGCCACGGTGACAGCGATCATCCACCCGATGCCGCCTACGACTGGGAGCATCAACTGGCCGATTTACACGCCCTGATAAAGGCACTGGGGCTGCGCGAGTTGCGCGGCGTGGGCCATTCCGGCGGCGCTACCATCCTGGCTGCCCTGTCAGCACAGGAGCCGGCGCTGATCTCTCGCCTGGTGATGGTCGAGCCGGTCCTGATCGGGCAACCTCCGGCGGTTGAAAATCCGCTGGTCCAAAGCACTCTGCGGCGCCGCGCCAGCTTTACCGATGCGGCCGAAATGTATCGGCATTTTGCTGGCAAACCACCCTACGATAGCTGGCAGCCCGAGTTGCTACGCGCCTACTGCGAGGAGGGGGCGGCCTGGGACCCACAGGGACGCTGGCGGCTTAAATGCCCACCCGAGATAGAATCCAGCTTCTATCGACTGGAGTTGCGCTTTCAGACCCTGCGGCGGGTACTGGGATGCCGGGCGCCAGCCTTGGTGATCTTCGGCACGCGAGGCAATCGTTCCACCGGCGCCGCTCACGCCTTGACCCTCAAGCGCGCACTGCCCCAGGTGGAAATTGTCACGATGGCCGAGTACGGCCATCTTATCGCGATGGAAAATCCCGACCTGATCGCGCAAATGGCGTTGGACTTCCTGGCTCGCCCATGA
- a CDS encoding methyltransferase, with protein MAASEESLDAILGGALRILQPRRGYRFSVEAIMLARFIRPRPGVRLIELGAGCGVVALAAARLYHPREVVALELQETLAALIARNAALNQLTVVRAIVGDLRAQRIPGLSADSFDYVIANPPFFRAGSGQESPLDGRRLARGGAGAELEEFVAAAARYLKSTGKAGFVFDARRGAELLCALRMRRLEPKRMRLVHPRAGQSASTILIEACKGGGVGLEVEPPLILYREPGVLSQEARVLLENGEPEPLP; from the coding sequence ATGGCAGCAAGCGAGGAAAGCCTCGATGCAATCCTAGGTGGTGCGTTGCGCATACTCCAGCCCCGTCGCGGTTACCGCTTTTCGGTCGAGGCGATTATGCTGGCGCGCTTTATCAGACCACGCCCCGGTGTGCGCCTAATCGAACTGGGAGCGGGATGCGGGGTGGTGGCGTTGGCTGCGGCGCGGCTGTATCACCCGCGAGAGGTAGTGGCGCTGGAGCTGCAGGAGACGTTGGCTGCCCTGATTGCGCGCAACGCCGCGCTCAACCAGCTCACAGTCGTGCGCGCGATCGTGGGGGATCTGCGTGCTCAGCGGATTCCCGGCCTGAGCGCGGACAGTTTTGATTATGTGATCGCCAACCCACCGTTTTTTCGCGCTGGCAGCGGACAGGAAAGCCCCCTTGACGGTCGACGCTTGGCCCGCGGCGGCGCTGGCGCGGAGCTGGAAGAGTTCGTGGCGGCGGCCGCGCGCTACCTCAAGAGCACGGGCAAGGCAGGCTTCGTCTTCGATGCGCGCCGCGGCGCGGAGTTGCTTTGCGCGCTGCGGATGCGCCGCCTGGAGCCCAAGCGGATGCGCCTGGTTCATCCCCGCGCCGGCCAGAGCGCAAGCACAATTCTCATCGAAGCATGCAAGGGTGGTGGGGTGGGGCTGGAGGTTGAACCGCCACTGATTTTGTACCGGGAGCCGGGAGTGCTCAGCCAAGAGGCGCGGGTTCTACTGGAGAACGGCGAGCCCGAGCCGCTGCCATGA